A genomic region of Prevotella scopos JCM 17725 contains the following coding sequences:
- a CDS encoding McrB family protein: MNEIVKHINDTNASYRNTHAGDAKNTDLFLDNEHYEMFKDVGEQVTVRFSKENLSQAILFIASILPRKYDNSAVHKVVYYSARFIREQLNMLDGFFMEAGNPVNFKIQKWNARKDVPKKNGEIDNRFYFNGLLEEYSYFDIEGKLQRTKFTIRNYLAGGYSSIHIKKSNDNIFDITVVNTTEAYYDDNDNENNLDVLETTQTLSNLPLQQIFYGAPGTGKSCSIKRALERNNVSKDNIFRTTFHPDSDYSTFVGAYKPTMEVVPRYESSTGTQVEEKRIAYNFIPQAFLNAYVRAYQTDENVYLIIEEINRGNCAQIFGDLFQLLDRGDDGKSDYSIKADTDIRTYLETALGSESEGIKNGELCLPSNLYILATMNTSDQSLFPIDSAFKRRWEWEYVPIRNEAKGWVIAADGQEWDWWEFLNTVNEKIGSITDSEDKKLGYFFVKPADGHTITAKTFVGKVLFYLWNDVFKDYGFSDDEFQTEEGKEMKYPMFYETEGGKDVNEPLIARFLTNLKLKTVDAADVTAEEITAEDNEA; this comes from the coding sequence ATGAACGAAATTGTAAAGCACATAAATGATACAAATGCAAGCTATCGGAATACGCATGCAGGTGATGCTAAAAATACTGATTTGTTTTTGGATAACGAACATTATGAAATGTTTAAGGATGTTGGTGAACAAGTTACTGTTAGATTTAGCAAAGAAAATCTATCACAAGCAATTCTATTTATAGCATCTATTCTTCCACGAAAGTATGATAATTCTGCGGTACATAAAGTAGTTTATTATTCTGCGCGTTTTATTCGAGAACAATTGAATATGTTGGATGGTTTCTTCATGGAAGCTGGCAATCCAGTAAATTTTAAGATCCAAAAGTGGAATGCACGTAAGGATGTTCCTAAAAAGAATGGAGAAATAGACAACCGTTTTTATTTTAATGGTCTTTTGGAAGAGTATTCTTATTTTGATATAGAAGGGAAATTACAAAGAACCAAGTTTACTATAAGGAATTATCTTGCAGGAGGGTATTCATCTATTCATATTAAGAAATCAAATGATAATATTTTTGATATAACTGTTGTTAATACGACAGAAGCGTATTACGATGACAATGACAATGAAAACAATTTAGATGTCTTAGAAACAACACAAACATTATCAAATCTCCCTCTCCAGCAAATCTTCTATGGTGCACCTGGCACAGGTAAATCATGCAGTATAAAGAGGGCTTTGGAAAGGAATAATGTGTCAAAAGATAATATTTTCCGCACAACCTTTCATCCTGACAGTGATTACTCTACTTTTGTAGGTGCGTATAAGCCAACGATGGAGGTTGTACCACGTTATGAAAGTAGTACGGGAACGCAGGTTGAAGAAAAGCGCATTGCTTATAATTTTATTCCGCAAGCCTTTCTAAATGCCTATGTGCGTGCTTATCAAACAGATGAGAATGTTTATCTTATTATTGAGGAGATAAACAGAGGTAATTGTGCTCAGATATTTGGCGACTTGTTCCAACTCTTGGATAGAGGTGATGATGGGAAGTCGGATTATAGTATTAAGGCAGACACAGATATAAGAACATACTTAGAAACAGCGTTGGGAAGTGAGAGTGAAGGTATCAAGAATGGTGAGCTTTGTTTACCATCAAACCTCTATATCCTTGCCACGATGAACACCAGCGACCAGAGTTTGTTCCCTATCGATAGTGCGTTTAAGCGTCGTTGGGAGTGGGAGTATGTACCTATTCGTAATGAAGCAAAAGGCTGGGTTATTGCAGCTGATGGACAGGAATGGGACTGGTGGGAGTTCTTGAATACAGTGAATGAGAAGATAGGCAGTATCACCGACAGCGAAGACAAGAAACTTGGCTATTTCTTTGTTAAGCCAGCCGATGGGCACACGATTACAGCAAAGACCTTTGTGGGTAAGGTATTGTTCTATCTTTGGAACGATGTGTTTAAGGATTATGGCTTCAGCGATGACGAGTTCCAGACGGAAGAAGGTAAGGAGATGAAGTACCCGATGTTCTATGAAACCGAAGGTGGAAAGGATGTTAATGAGCCTCTTATCGCACGATTCTTAACCAATTTGAAGCTAAAGACGGTTGATGCTGCGGACGTAACAGCAGAGGAAATAACAGCAGAGGACAACGAGGCGTGA
- a CDS encoding DUF3883 domain-containing protein — MFIFFKFNKEKRLGFKKLTEADLGLSTSHQTHIGLYEGVFTFLQNSDVVKSGILIYNDYCEVLDCSFDRIQNPDGSFRSPKIKIGSDSNNSIVAKIREFAKVSPKSKWYLIWSGLESEELTFWLIRSDSEDYNVIREVLPYENRVYGEEDSYYDKAIEILTQKINNVSISVQKGIEVASQIGDKSKLFKKVDIERAEAMFRSVGKRGEELIAEYLEKQKQANNIQSFDWLNKSMESGAPYDFIIDNKNYVDVKSTLYDFNQYIYFSNQEISFASKKDVDYCVFRVYGMKEENDIWLKKCYQCNPYISTMNSNITNFMNEVNVQKAMLQSLKLGILPENCFNDIQSAIKLG, encoded by the coding sequence ATGTTTATATTCTTTAAGTTCAATAAAGAAAAGAGACTTGGATTTAAGAAACTAACTGAGGCTGATTTAGGACTTTCAACAAGCCATCAGACCCATATAGGTCTTTATGAAGGTGTTTTTACATTCCTTCAAAATTCTGATGTTGTAAAATCAGGTATACTCATATATAATGACTATTGTGAGGTCTTAGATTGTAGTTTTGATAGAATTCAGAATCCAGATGGGTCATTTAGAAGTCCTAAAATAAAAATTGGTTCTGATTCCAATAACTCTATTGTTGCTAAGATTCGCGAATTTGCAAAGGTAAGTCCTAAATCAAAGTGGTATTTAATCTGGTCTGGACTGGAAAGTGAAGAACTTACTTTCTGGCTTATTAGAAGTGATTCTGAGGATTACAATGTTATTAGAGAAGTTTTACCTTACGAGAATCGTGTTTATGGGGAGGAAGACTCATATTACGATAAAGCTATTGAGATATTGACCCAAAAGATTAATAATGTTAGTATATCTGTTCAAAAGGGTATAGAAGTAGCAAGCCAGATTGGAGATAAAAGTAAGTTATTCAAGAAAGTCGACATTGAGCGAGCTGAAGCAATGTTTCGTAGTGTTGGTAAACGTGGAGAGGAACTCATTGCAGAGTATCTTGAAAAGCAAAAACAGGCTAATAATATTCAATCATTTGATTGGCTTAATAAGTCTATGGAGTCTGGTGCTCCTTATGACTTTATTATTGATAATAAGAATTACGTAGATGTAAAGTCAACACTTTACGACTTTAATCAGTACATTTATTTTAGTAATCAAGAGATATCCTTTGCCAGCAAGAAAGATGTAGATTATTGTGTTTTTAGAGTTTATGGGATGAAGGAAGAAAATGATATTTGGCTAAAGAAATGCTATCAATGTAATCCTTACATATCAACAATGAATTCTAATATTACTAATTTTATGAATGAGGTAAATGTGCAAAAGGCTATGTTACAATCCTTAAAATTAGGAATACTTCCAGAGAATTGTTTTAATGATATACAATCAGCTATTAAGTTAGGTTAA
- a CDS encoding DNA cytosine methyltransferase, translated as MTHLELFSGIGGFRRALDLLTNDGIMSFNCVGYSEIDTKAKETYQANFNVENEIDMGDIVKFTSNKDNIRKLPDFDLLTGGFPCQTFSVMGEQTGFNEVRGQMFFRIMDIIEVKHPRYVLLENVKNLFRHDRGKTYARIQEELEKEGYHVFSHVFNTIDFHLPQKRSRVLIFATLEDVPNNFAERFTSQHVKELFDQNYLKLSVSHYENTLEILEKNVDRKYYLSERIKPTILADGSANFKSKSDINQLIARTLTASMHKMHRACQDNYYSQDFIESNGAINHVFDYTKEQLAQLQIRKLTPQEAFMLQGFPAEFATKAQSRNVSNGALYKQAGNAVSVNTIYAVLYYLITNHLLFE; from the coding sequence ATGACACACTTAGAATTGTTTTCTGGCATTGGTGGATTTCGTCGTGCTCTTGATTTACTAACAAATGATGGAATAATGAGCTTTAATTGTGTTGGTTATTCCGAAATAGATACAAAGGCTAAGGAAACCTATCAAGCAAATTTTAATGTAGAAAATGAGATTGATATGGGGGATATTGTTAAATTCACATCAAATAAAGACAATATTAGGAAACTTCCAGATTTTGATTTACTTACAGGAGGATTTCCATGTCAGACCTTTAGTGTTATGGGGGAACAAACAGGATTTAATGAAGTTAGAGGTCAGATGTTTTTTAGAATAATGGATATTATAGAAGTAAAACATCCCCGATACGTCCTTTTGGAAAATGTAAAGAATCTATTCCGTCATGATAGAGGAAAAACCTATGCAAGAATTCAGGAGGAATTGGAAAAAGAAGGATATCATGTGTTCTCTCATGTATTTAATACTATTGATTTCCATTTACCCCAAAAGAGAAGTCGTGTTTTGATATTTGCAACATTAGAAGATGTCCCTAACAATTTTGCTGAGAGATTTACTTCACAACATGTAAAAGAACTATTTGATCAAAACTATCTTAAGCTAAGTGTATCTCATTATGAAAATACATTAGAAATTCTGGAAAAGAATGTAGATAGGAAGTATTATCTCTCAGAAAGGATTAAACCGACAATTTTAGCTGACGGTTCTGCTAATTTTAAATCAAAATCTGATATTAACCAATTGATAGCAAGAACACTTACAGCATCGATGCACAAGATGCACAGAGCATGTCAAGATAATTATTATAGTCAAGACTTTATAGAATCTAATGGAGCTATAAATCATGTGTTTGATTATACCAAAGAACAATTAGCTCAATTACAGATTCGTAAGCTTACTCCTCAAGAAGCTTTTATGCTTCAAGGTTTCCCTGCAGAATTTGCTACGAAAGCGCAGAGTCGAAATGTTTCAAATGGGGCTCTTTATAAGCAAGCAGGCAATGCTGTGAGCGTAAATACTATTTATGCAGTTTTATATTACCTAATTACAAACCATTTATTATTTGAATAA
- a CDS encoding DNA cytosine methyltransferase, translating to MVRKKTYKFVDLFAGCGGLSLGMEQAGFTPWFVNELVETFCNTYKKNHNLGDDHYFIGDINELNKHIDDYQNYLSNITLVCGGPPCQGFSMANRQRILDDPRNQLYKAYLYFLKNVRPQFFVMENVKGMSNKIDEIKQNFKDYLGDDYLFDYRLLKAQDFGVPQNRERFIMIGNRVGITPSEIFDTINKYKCKPFVLRDALQGLPHLGAKKVKGAKDVENEESGFTERDFIYPNTAFYRFINGNKKIYKLYNHKNRYNNPRDLEIYKRLPQGANSLHPSIEDIMPYKSRNGIFKDKYFKLDETQICKTITSHMKYDCNMYIHPWEARGLSPREAARIQTFPDDYIITGAQNMWYAQVGNAVPVKLAKAIGDGLMKFIDRV from the coding sequence ATGGTGAGGAAGAAAACATATAAATTTGTTGACTTATTTGCAGGCTGTGGCGGATTAAGTCTTGGTATGGAGCAAGCTGGATTTACACCATGGTTTGTAAATGAATTAGTTGAAACATTTTGTAACACATATAAGAAGAATCATAATCTTGGTGATGACCATTATTTTATAGGTGATATAAATGAGCTAAATAAGCATATTGATGATTACCAAAATTATCTAAGTAATATAACCTTGGTTTGTGGAGGACCTCCTTGTCAAGGCTTTTCCATGGCTAATCGTCAAAGAATCTTAGATGATCCAAGAAATCAGTTATATAAAGCTTATCTCTATTTTTTGAAGAACGTACGCCCTCAATTTTTCGTAATGGAAAATGTAAAAGGAATGTCAAATAAAATCGATGAAATTAAACAAAATTTCAAAGATTATCTTGGAGATGACTATTTATTTGATTATAGACTTCTTAAGGCGCAAGATTTTGGAGTTCCGCAGAATAGGGAACGCTTTATAATGATAGGTAATAGGGTGGGCATTACTCCATCTGAGATATTTGATACTATTAATAAATATAAATGTAAACCGTTTGTGTTGAGAGATGCTTTGCAGGGACTTCCACATCTTGGAGCTAAGAAAGTGAAAGGCGCTAAAGATGTTGAGAATGAAGAATCTGGGTTTACGGAAAGAGACTTTATATATCCTAATACAGCTTTTTATCGTTTTATTAATGGGAATAAAAAGATATATAAGCTTTACAATCATAAGAATAGATATAATAATCCCAGAGATCTTGAGATTTATAAGCGATTACCGCAAGGGGCAAACTCTTTGCATCCTTCTATTGAAGATATTATGCCATACAAAAGTCGAAATGGCATCTTCAAAGATAAATATTTTAAATTAGATGAAACACAAATTTGTAAGACAATAACTTCTCACATGAAGTATGATTGTAATATGTATATTCATCCTTGGGAAGCTCGTGGACTTAGTCCGCGTGAGGCAGCACGTATCCAGACATTCCCTGATGATTATATTATAACAGGGGCTCAGAATATGTGGTATGCTCAAGTTGGTAATGCTGTTCCAGTGAAACTTGCCAAAGCTATTGGTGATGGATTAATGAAATTCATAGATAGGGTATAA
- a CDS encoding RNA-binding domain-containing protein: protein MNRQDITEYIRIQYPNENEGCDWKEYKNLKNSLCGHEGDDVVSYISAISNMNGGAIVLGIQDKTLEVIGIQNFGNYNIESAKAKIAEKCRNLPIEDLNIDELRAEDTDQIVWIITVPKHKAKLPVYAHNKAWQRVGDSLIEMREERLKTILSELEITDDWSVEIIPDASIEDLDADAIEKARKEYIIRNPYRKAEILAWDNAKFLDKAKVTINGKITRAALVLLGKEESEHLLNPYVACIRWSLRSLGTNQNKDYEILPMPLLLSIDRLYNKVRNVKYCLVRPESLFPNEMLRYDMFNIREPLNNAIAHQDYTKCARIEVVEFEDSHIIFQNHGMFLPQSVENVVTKDCPESVYRNRFLVEAMRNLNMIETEGGGIKKMFINQRVRLFPLPEYDFSDGKVRVTIIGKVIDENFARILTENPDISLEEIMLLDNVQKRKLISDEQAAFLRKNKFIEGRKPHFYLSHGVVSKTKDTGLKSQYIKNRSFDDEYFMKMIVEYLKKFGKASRKDIDNLLMNKLSDVLNVRQKNNKIDYQLKKLKKAGRIRFSEDNFWVLVE, encoded by the coding sequence ATGAATAGACAAGATATAACAGAGTATATACGGATTCAATATCCTAACGAGAACGAAGGATGCGATTGGAAAGAGTATAAGAATCTAAAAAACAGTCTTTGTGGACATGAAGGTGATGATGTTGTTTCTTATATTTCTGCAATTTCTAATATGAATGGTGGTGCCATTGTTCTTGGAATTCAAGACAAAACATTAGAGGTCATCGGTATTCAAAATTTTGGGAATTATAATATTGAATCTGCTAAAGCAAAAATAGCAGAGAAATGTCGAAATCTGCCAATAGAGGATCTGAATATAGATGAACTTAGAGCTGAGGACACTGACCAAATTGTTTGGATAATTACAGTCCCTAAACACAAAGCAAAGTTACCTGTTTATGCTCATAATAAGGCATGGCAGAGAGTTGGTGACTCTCTTATTGAAATGAGAGAAGAGAGACTAAAAACAATATTGTCAGAACTTGAAATCACAGATGATTGGAGTGTCGAAATCATACCTGATGCGTCTATCGAAGACTTAGATGCTGATGCAATAGAAAAAGCTCGTAAGGAATATATTATCCGTAATCCCTATCGGAAAGCAGAGATTTTAGCATGGGATAATGCGAAATTCCTTGATAAAGCGAAAGTAACAATCAATGGTAAAATTACCAGAGCTGCCCTTGTACTGTTGGGAAAAGAAGAAAGTGAACACCTTCTTAATCCTTATGTAGCCTGTATTCGTTGGTCCTTAAGGAGTTTAGGAACGAATCAAAACAAAGATTATGAGATATTACCAATGCCATTACTGCTGAGTATTGACCGTTTATACAACAAGGTAAGGAATGTGAAGTACTGTCTCGTGAGACCAGAATCTCTTTTCCCAAACGAAATGTTACGTTATGATATGTTTAACATACGAGAGCCTCTAAATAATGCTATTGCACACCAAGATTATACAAAGTGTGCAAGAATAGAAGTTGTAGAGTTTGAAGATAGTCATATAATTTTCCAGAATCATGGAATGTTTTTGCCACAAAGTGTGGAAAATGTTGTGACTAAGGATTGTCCAGAGTCTGTTTATCGGAACCGTTTCTTGGTAGAAGCTATGCGTAATCTGAATATGATAGAGACAGAGGGTGGAGGCATAAAGAAAATGTTTATTAACCAACGAGTTAGATTGTTTCCGTTGCCTGAATACGATTTCTCTGACGGTAAGGTTAGAGTAACGATTATAGGTAAGGTAATTGATGAGAACTTTGCACGTATCTTGACGGAAAATCCTGATATTAGTCTTGAAGAAATAATGTTGTTAGATAATGTCCAAAAACGAAAATTAATTTCGGATGAACAAGCTGCTTTTCTTAGAAAGAATAAGTTCATAGAAGGAAGGAAGCCACATTTTTATTTATCACACGGGGTTGTATCTAAAACGAAAGATACGGGACTGAAGAGTCAATATATTAAAAACCGTAGCTTTGATGATGAATATTTTATGAAAATGATTGTAGAGTATTTGAAGAAATTTGGCAAAGCTTCTCGTAAAGATATAGATAATTTGTTAATGAATAAATTATCTGACGTGTTAAATGTTCGGCAAAAGAATAATAAGATAGATTATCAATTAAAAAAATTAAAGAAAGCAGGTAGAATAAGATTCAGTGAAGATAATTTTTGGGTTTTGGTGGAGTAG
- a CDS encoding type II toxin-antitoxin system RelE/ParE family toxin, which produces MIITSEDEALFELYTNGKTSDKRYRSLPPQVIKGFKKAVDYMIAARRIEDLFPLKGLNYEALKGKRKGQESVRCNGAWRLIFRSSPIDGSIIITNIQLLEISHHYD; this is translated from the coding sequence ATGATTATAACCTCAGAAGACGAAGCTCTCTTCGAATTATACACAAATGGCAAGACATCAGATAAAAGATATAGGAGTTTGCCGCCCCAAGTAATAAAGGGGTTTAAGAAAGCCGTTGATTACATGATAGCTGCTCGGCGAATAGAAGACCTCTTCCCTTTGAAAGGACTTAACTACGAAGCCCTGAAAGGTAAAAGGAAAGGACAAGAGTCAGTACGTTGCAATGGTGCATGGCGGCTGATATTCCGAAGTTCTCCTATTGATGGAAGCATCATTATTACAAACATTCAACTATTAGAAATTTCACATCATTATGACTAA
- a CDS encoding helix-turn-helix domain-containing protein, translated as MKQSELSGLTGIQRPILNDVIKGKRSLTPEMALLLEKALNISATFLMQVQTQYELDSAKLSERVVLQTKMLDVWNVLKEQINTLFFKKVGIINGNVIDDVKRIFDVFSVENLDSFLELKAKEKELSYYYRKSDKVTTNPIDIFSWKYYCYYLSQHDNSSLGNFDKNGVSELTKGLNEVFKENKETIKKTATLLNKFGIRFLHVTKIGQVPVDGMSFWIGDNPTIVVTERIPFIDNFAFTILHEVGHVYNHLVRDGQAMINIPDDKKSLEETEADEFALNAVIPTPEWKKFLVRTRDVVPYKIAPYIKAEAEKHGVNPQILFGRYKYEIGMYKIKNCFENKIL; from the coding sequence ATGAAGCAGAGTGAATTGTCTGGACTCACTGGCATACAGAGACCAATTCTGAATGATGTCATAAAAGGCAAGCGTTCTCTAACGCCTGAAATGGCATTATTATTGGAAAAAGCTCTTAATATTTCTGCGACATTTCTCATGCAGGTTCAGACACAATACGAATTAGACAGTGCAAAACTGAGCGAAAGAGTTGTGTTGCAGACAAAAATGTTGGACGTATGGAATGTTCTCAAAGAACAAATAAACACACTATTTTTTAAGAAAGTTGGTATTATAAATGGCAATGTCATCGACGATGTCAAAAGAATCTTTGATGTGTTTTCTGTTGAAAATTTAGATAGTTTCTTGGAACTTAAAGCAAAGGAAAAAGAACTTTCTTACTATTATCGTAAGTCTGACAAAGTTACCACGAATCCGATAGATATCTTTTCATGGAAATACTATTGTTACTATCTTTCTCAACATGATAATTCTTCTTTGGGCAATTTCGATAAGAATGGTGTAAGTGAATTAACAAAAGGTCTTAACGAAGTATTTAAAGAGAATAAGGAAACTATCAAAAAGACAGCCACACTTCTGAATAAATTTGGTATTCGCTTTTTACATGTTACGAAAATTGGTCAGGTCCCAGTGGACGGTATGTCATTTTGGATAGGTGATAACCCAACCATTGTTGTTACTGAGCGCATCCCTTTTATTGATAATTTTGCTTTTACAATTTTACATGAGGTTGGTCATGTTTACAATCATCTTGTAAGGGATGGTCAAGCAATGATAAATATTCCTGATGATAAGAAATCTTTGGAGGAAACAGAGGCTGACGAATTTGCTTTGAATGCTGTTATTCCAACTCCAGAATGGAAGAAATTTTTAGTTAGGACTCGCGATGTTGTTCCTTATAAGATTGCTCCTTATATAAAGGCTGAAGCTGAAAAGCATGGTGTAAATCCTCAAATACTTTTTGGTAGATATAAGTATGAGATTGGCATGTACAAAATAAAGAATTGTTTTGAAAATAAGATTTTATAG
- a CDS encoding ParA family protein: MKNKKIVFANQKGGVGKSTLCILFANYLAAKGKDVCIIDTDLQKTILMQRRKDKLIYEGEEEPYNVQDFDVTDVETMQTLVDSASQVEGFVLFDSPGNISEDGLAPLFVGADYIVCPYEYEDKALDSTGVFVQVLNVLREHNPQMNAKLFFVPNRIDPRIGTAEEQEMWRRTDEVFGNFGLVTPVVNSRATLKRTNTFELLGTQRDAVKKAFDYMLRRMK; encoded by the coding sequence ATGAAGAATAAGAAAATTGTTTTTGCAAATCAGAAAGGTGGAGTAGGGAAGAGCACGTTGTGCATCCTCTTTGCCAACTATCTCGCTGCAAAGGGTAAGGACGTTTGTATCATCGATACCGACTTGCAGAAGACGATTCTGATGCAGCGTCGAAAGGATAAGCTCATCTATGAGGGTGAGGAAGAACCCTATAACGTTCAGGACTTCGACGTGACCGATGTTGAGACAATGCAGACACTGGTCGATTCAGCTTCGCAGGTAGAAGGGTTCGTGCTGTTTGACTCACCAGGTAACATCAGCGAGGACGGTTTGGCACCGCTCTTCGTAGGTGCCGATTACATAGTTTGTCCTTACGAATACGAGGATAAGGCACTCGACTCAACTGGTGTCTTCGTGCAGGTACTCAACGTGTTGCGTGAACACAATCCACAGATGAATGCGAAGTTGTTCTTCGTTCCAAACCGCATCGACCCACGTATTGGTACGGCTGAAGAGCAGGAGATGTGGCGCAGAACTGATGAGGTGTTTGGTAACTTTGGACTTGTCACACCCGTTGTCAATAGCCGTGCGACACTGAAGCGCACAAACACGTTCGAACTGCTCGGTACACAGCGCGACGCAGTGAAAAAGGCATTTGATTATATGCTGAGGAGGATGAAGTAG
- a CDS encoding DNA cytosine methyltransferase, translating into MEKKVTEYNDIEFESQSDIISEPICDLFFNNGQNERHEEGTLRVLSLFSGCGGMDLGLEGGFICHRKSVTSPTWIHSKINKDWVLLHRNRFRTVFGCDILEEARLTWLHYMSRYNINPDIYHLDSIVDLVKLYKDGNENIFPSNIDIVTGGFPCQDFSVAGKRKGFESSVSHDGRKRLKDEPSEETRGKLYMWMKQVIDIVQPKMFIAENVKGLVSLGDVKDIIQRDFSSANGNNYIVLNPQVLHAANYGVPETRERVFFIGIKRSALTPAAIEALEQEVIPVEYNPYPLPTHNYNVNNEKLPNPVSCRDVLQDLPEPSNSLDLAQQFYSKAKFLTNGSQGQTEINFDGLAPTIRSEHHGNIEFRRLSKEHGGKLEEELNEGYQERRLTPRECALIQTFPPDYPFVFRKSYSKRYAVSPSGAYKVIGNAVPPMLAFNIARRIQEVWPLYFE; encoded by the coding sequence ATGGAAAAGAAGGTTACGGAATATAATGATATAGAATTCGAGTCACAATCAGATATAATATCTGAACCAATATGTGATTTGTTTTTTAACAATGGACAAAACGAACGTCACGAAGAAGGAACTTTGAGAGTTCTTTCTTTATTTTCAGGTTGTGGTGGTATGGATTTAGGATTGGAGGGTGGCTTTATATGCCATCGTAAATCTGTAACAAGTCCGACATGGATACATAGTAAAATAAATAAAGATTGGGTATTACTTCACAGAAATCGATTCCGTACTGTTTTCGGTTGTGATATTTTGGAGGAAGCAAGACTTACATGGTTACATTATATGTCAAGATATAATATCAACCCTGACATTTATCATTTAGATAGTATAGTCGATCTTGTAAAACTATATAAAGACGGGAATGAGAATATCTTTCCTAGTAATATTGACATTGTTACAGGTGGTTTCCCATGTCAGGACTTTAGTGTTGCTGGCAAAAGAAAGGGCTTTGAATCATCAGTATCACATGACGGAAGGAAAAGACTTAAGGACGAACCTTCTGAGGAAACGCGTGGAAAGTTATATATGTGGATGAAGCAAGTTATAGATATTGTTCAACCCAAGATGTTTATTGCTGAAAATGTAAAAGGACTTGTTAGTCTTGGTGATGTAAAGGATATCATTCAGCGCGATTTCTCTTCTGCGAATGGTAATAATTACATTGTTTTGAATCCTCAAGTACTTCATGCGGCTAATTATGGAGTTCCTGAAACAAGAGAACGTGTATTCTTTATAGGTATAAAGCGTTCAGCGTTAACACCTGCCGCAATAGAAGCATTGGAGCAAGAGGTTATTCCTGTAGAATATAATCCATATCCTTTGCCAACACATAATTATAATGTGAACAATGAAAAGTTGCCTAATCCTGTAAGTTGTAGAGATGTCCTTCAGGACTTACCAGAACCTTCTAATTCTTTAGATCTTGCACAACAATTTTATTCTAAAGCAAAGTTTTTAACCAATGGAAGCCAAGGGCAAACAGAAATAAACTTTGATGGTTTAGCTCCGACTATTCGTTCAGAGCATCATGGTAATATAGAATTTAGAAGATTATCAAAGGAGCATGGAGGGAAATTAGAAGAAGAACTAAATGAGGGGTATCAAGAACGTCGCTTAACGCCACGTGAATGTGCGCTTATACAAACATTTCCACCTGATTATCCATTTGTGTTCCGTAAATCGTATTCTAAAAGATATGCTGTTAGTCCTTCTGGTGCTTATAAAGTTATAGGAAATGCAGTACCACCAATGTTGGCATTTAATATTGCACGAAGAATTCAAGAAGTTTGGCCTTTATACTTTGAATAA